The following are encoded in a window of Brockia lithotrophica genomic DNA:
- the hydG gene encoding [FeFe] hydrogenase H-cluster radical SAM maturase HydG, with translation MVLTLSEKTWKAKRLEMIERYEETETREIFVKEEEIWRYLEETKNPDPQEVREILAKAYTLAGLGPRETAVLINTTDPDLLEEMYDMAWKVRRKVYGNRLVLFAPLYLSSECVNNCIYCGFRAANKAMVRKTLNDQEIEEEVRALIRMGHKRLLLVYGEHPNSDVDYMVRSIARVYSIKEGPGEIRRVNVNAAPLTVEEYKEVHAVGIGTYQVFQETYHPETYRKVHPKGDLKHSYKWRLFALHRAQEAGIDDVAIGVLFGLYDWRFEVMATIYHALDMEREFGVGPHTVSFPRLEPAINTPFTYKSPYRIDDATLKKIIAIYRLAIPYTGLILTAREPAALRQELFKVGVSQTDAGSNISLGGYSRRERGLEMQQFLINDERTLDDFIYSAMQDGFIPSFCTACYRAGRTGDNFMPFAKTGLIQNFCTPNGYLTLKEYLLDYASEKTRQLGEQHIQEYFREAEAKKPKMAALVKDYMRRIEEEGERDLYL, from the coding sequence ATGGTCCTCACGCTTTCGGAAAAGACGTGGAAGGCGAAGCGCCTCGAGATGATCGAGCGCTACGAGGAGACGGAGACACGCGAGATCTTCGTCAAAGAGGAGGAGATCTGGCGCTACCTCGAAGAGACGAAGAATCCCGATCCCCAGGAAGTGCGGGAGATCCTCGCCAAGGCGTACACGCTGGCAGGTCTCGGCCCGCGGGAAACGGCGGTGCTCATCAACACCACCGACCCCGATCTCCTCGAAGAGATGTACGACATGGCCTGGAAGGTGCGGCGCAAGGTCTACGGCAACCGCCTCGTCCTCTTCGCGCCCCTCTACCTCTCGAGCGAGTGCGTGAACAACTGCATCTACTGCGGCTTCCGTGCGGCAAACAAGGCGATGGTGCGCAAGACGCTGAACGACCAAGAGATCGAAGAAGAGGTTCGCGCCCTCATCCGCATGGGGCACAAGCGGCTCCTCCTCGTATACGGCGAACACCCGAACAGCGACGTGGACTACATGGTCCGTTCCATCGCCCGCGTGTACAGCATCAAGGAGGGGCCGGGGGAGATTCGCCGGGTGAACGTGAACGCCGCCCCCCTCACCGTGGAAGAGTACAAGGAAGTGCACGCCGTAGGCATCGGAACGTACCAGGTCTTCCAGGAAACGTACCACCCGGAGACCTACCGCAAGGTCCACCCCAAGGGTGACCTCAAGCACTCGTACAAGTGGCGCCTTTTCGCCCTGCACCGTGCGCAGGAGGCGGGGATCGACGACGTGGCGATCGGCGTCCTCTTCGGCCTCTACGATTGGCGCTTCGAGGTCATGGCGACGATCTACCACGCGCTGGACATGGAACGCGAGTTCGGCGTAGGTCCGCACACCGTTTCCTTCCCGCGCCTCGAGCCGGCGATCAACACGCCTTTCACGTACAAGTCCCCCTACCGCATCGACGACGCGACGCTCAAAAAGATCATCGCCATCTACCGCCTCGCCATCCCGTACACGGGGCTCATCCTCACGGCGCGCGAACCGGCGGCCCTCCGGCAGGAGCTCTTCAAGGTTGGCGTCTCCCAGACCGATGCCGGATCCAACATTTCCCTCGGGGGGTACTCGCGGCGCGAGCGCGGTCTGGAGATGCAGCAGTTCCTCATCAACGACGAACGGACGCTCGACGACTTCATCTACTCCGCAATGCAAGACGGATTCATCCCCTCCTTCTGCACCGCCTGCTACCGCGCCGGACGCACGGGGGACAACTTCATGCCCTTTGCCAAGACGGGGCTCATCCAAAACTTCTGCACGCCCAACGGATACCTCACGCTCAAGGAGTATCTCTTGGACTACGCTTCGGAAAAGACGCGCCAGCTCGGAGAGCAGCACATCCAGGAGTACTTCCGCGAAGCGGAGGCGAAGAAGCCCAAGATGGCCGCCCTCGTGAAGGACTACATGCGCCGAATCGAAGAGGAGGGCGAGCGCGACCTCTACCTGTGA
- a CDS encoding macro domain-containing protein encodes MYTLGKLTLEVRHGTIVEVPADAWAVPLPEDLTRDLSGVAAAVAEAWGGTERFREATSAAARALSDDLPRAHQAFFLARDPGAGGGTALPEELRGVIGMFPPACDGAWDSKLGEKLYKGYMAVLRVAEDEGLTSLAIPALGAGGCRCPFDASVATFARAAMDVSVAVKHVRRLIFVARDEFRHADVDRMLRDFIEVDIFFTED; translated from the coding sequence ATGTACACCCTTGGGAAGCTCACCCTGGAAGTCCGTCACGGTACCATCGTCGAAGTGCCCGCAGATGCGTGGGCAGTTCCCCTTCCGGAAGACCTCACGCGCGACCTTTCCGGTGTGGCGGCGGCGGTGGCCGAGGCGTGGGGCGGAACGGAGCGCTTTCGCGAGGCCACATCCGCCGCGGCACGCGCCCTCTCCGACGACCTACCCCGCGCACACCAGGCCTTCTTTCTCGCGCGGGATCCCGGTGCGGGAGGGGGAACCGCACTTCCCGAGGAACTTCGCGGTGTGATCGGCATGTTTCCTCCCGCCTGCGACGGGGCTTGGGATTCCAAGCTCGGCGAAAAGCTTTACAAGGGATACATGGCCGTCCTGCGCGTTGCAGAAGACGAAGGGCTCACCTCGCTCGCCATTCCCGCACTCGGTGCGGGCGGATGTCGTTGCCCGTTCGACGCCTCCGTGGCGACGTTTGCCCGTGCGGCGATGGACGTATCCGTGGCCGTAAAGCATGTGCGCCGCCTCATCTTCGTAGCCCGAGATGAATTCCGCCACGCCGATGTGGACCGTATGCTCCGGGACTTCATCGAGGTGGACATCTTTTTTACGGAAGATTGA
- the hydE gene encoding [FeFe] hydrogenase H-cluster radical SAM maturase HydE, with translation MTVFPSAKPSSAAVPNELFDPKALAHRALAGPPFTKEEMLALLRDPEDPEVLHILCRAAHLVRLKVFGNVLVLRGIIEFSNICRNDCLYCGLRRSNRNLVRYRMDEEEIFAAVERAIRMGFRRIVLQSGEDGAWHPDRLVRLVREIVTRYGVVLTLSVGELPFEAYRRLMDAGAYRYLMRHETSDPELYARLHPGTSFGVRREHLYTLKSLGYATGPGMMVGLPGQTLESLVDDVIFMRELRAEMAGVGPFIPHPETPLRDAAPGSPILTLKMVALTRLNLPETHLPATTALRVAFRDNPHLPLLCGPNVVMPDVTPPRWKVHYDLYPGKTKADLVDDGENVYAYWERQAAEVGLVVD, from the coding sequence GTGACGGTCTTCCCTTCGGCAAAGCCTTCTTCTGCCGCCGTGCCCAACGAGCTCTTTGATCCCAAAGCCCTCGCGCACCGCGCCCTAGCGGGCCCGCCCTTCACCAAGGAGGAAATGCTCGCCCTCCTTCGGGACCCCGAGGACCCAGAAGTCCTCCACATCCTCTGCCGGGCGGCCCACCTCGTGCGCCTCAAGGTCTTCGGAAACGTGCTCGTGCTCCGGGGCATCATCGAGTTTTCCAACATCTGCCGAAACGACTGCCTGTACTGCGGGCTCCGCCGCTCCAACCGCAACCTCGTCCGCTACCGGATGGACGAGGAAGAGATCTTTGCCGCGGTGGAGCGCGCCATTCGCATGGGGTTCCGCCGCATCGTCCTCCAATCCGGAGAAGACGGGGCGTGGCACCCCGACCGCCTCGTGCGTTTGGTGCGCGAAATCGTCACGCGCTACGGCGTAGTCCTCACCCTTTCCGTGGGGGAGCTCCCCTTTGAGGCCTATCGTCGGCTCATGGACGCCGGAGCGTACCGCTACCTCATGCGACACGAGACGAGCGACCCCGAACTCTACGCCCGGCTGCACCCCGGGACGAGCTTTGGCGTACGCCGGGAGCATCTCTACACGCTCAAATCCCTCGGGTACGCCACGGGGCCGGGGATGATGGTCGGCCTGCCCGGTCAAACACTCGAGAGCCTCGTAGACGACGTGATCTTCATGCGCGAACTTCGGGCGGAGATGGCCGGAGTTGGTCCCTTCATCCCGCATCCCGAGACGCCGCTTCGCGATGCGGCGCCGGGTTCCCCTATACTCACGCTCAAGATGGTGGCGCTCACGCGCCTCAACCTCCCGGAGACGCACTTGCCGGCGACGACCGCGCTTCGCGTGGCCTTCCGCGACAACCCCCACCTCCCCCTCCTCTGCGGCCCCAACGTCGTGATGCCCGACGTCACCCCACCCCGGTGGAAGGTGCACTACGACCTCTACCCAGGGAAGACCAAGGCCGACCTCGTCGACGACGGGGAAAACGTCTACGCCTACTGGGAACGGCAGGCTGCGGAAGTCGGGCTCGTGGTCGACTGA